The following are from one region of the Hyphomicrobiales bacterium genome:
- a CDS encoding hypothetical protein (Evidence 5 : Unknown function): MREVASPLFSPRINRASRTARYSPVENGEIAFLQCPEILTACLLARGRVLVRKLRPRAP; the protein is encoded by the coding sequence GTGCGCGAGGTGGCGTCTCCCCTCTTTTCCCCGCGTATTAACAGGGCGAGCCGCACTGCCCGTTATTCCCCGGTAGAAAACGGCGAAATAGCCTTTTTACAGTGTCCGGAAATCCTGACGGCGTGCCTTCTCGCGCGCGGGCGCGTACTGGTCCGAAAACTCCGCCCACGTGCCCCTTGA
- a CDS encoding hypothetical protein (Evidence 5 : Unknown function), which translates to MTHDSETSKAGLSPQKEWSADEWWAEKTKPSRQRNLTPLQRQQRADLLRQIRRANFGDKWTGPQPPHEWWKDKALRKHHKWQYRVKHWTRTERRELARQYARLRRERQKWEIWWVGRYSDTLTRLIFSHAPKRHVPSRNKTGDL; encoded by the coding sequence GTGACCCACGATTCCGAGACATCGAAGGCAGGCCTCTCACCGCAGAAAGAGTGGTCGGCAGACGAGTGGTGGGCGGAGAAGACGAAGCCCTCGCGCCAGCGGAATTTAACGCCCTTGCAGAGGCAACAACGAGCCGATCTCCTGCGGCAGATCCGTCGGGCCAATTTCGGGGACAAATGGACCGGCCCTCAACCGCCGCACGAGTGGTGGAAAGACAAGGCGCTGAGGAAGCACCATAAGTGGCAATACCGCGTGAAGCACTGGACGCGAACGGAAAGACGCGAGCTGGCCAGGCAATATGCGCGGTTGCGGCGCGAGCGCCAGAAGTGGGAAATTTGGTGGGTCGGCCGGTATTCGGACACCCTCACCCGTCTGATTTTCTCGCATGCTCCGAAGCGCCATGTACCCAGTCGGAACAAGACAGGCGACCTTTGA